The Sphaerospermopsis torques-reginae ITEP-024 genome has a window encoding:
- a CDS encoding Calx-beta domain-containing protein, with translation MATISWKNPANGNWNVSANWNPGTIPGSADIAQITIAGTYNVLLDIDRTLTGLTLGTTTGIQTLVLTNGNTLTLNGASTVSNNGVLNLTSGTLTGTGALTISNKLNWSGGTLSGTGKKTVSGTLNLSGDQYFLDGTTLETTGTTVWTGNGALYAANAAMWNNTSTGTIDLQNDADFYQWTGNQTTFNNAGTLIKSNGTTTGESYISGLFNNTGTVQVKAGTLNLNGGGTNTGSFSIDAGSTLRITADYNFNTGNSVTGAGNFNLESGTTTVNAASTWSAPVNLTSGTITGAGALTISNKLNWSGGTLSGTGKKTVSGTLNLSVGHLLGGTTLETSGATVWSSNGGILYTADGAIWNNTSTGTIDLQGDADFYQWYGNLSTFNNAGTLIKSNGTTTGDSSISGIFNNTGTVQVKAGTLTLYSGGTNTGNFSIDAGATLIITGNADYNFNTGTNITGVGNFVVGYVTVKIVPAFNYSGAVFVNDWGNLDIGAASTLSAPVNLTNGGTITGTGALTISNQLNWSGGALSGTGKKTVSGTLNLSMSGSQNLDGTLETSGATVWTGTGYLNGTNNAIWNNTSTGTIDLQGDADFYYYSTAATFNNAGTLTKSNGTTTDESLIGFGFNNTGTVQVKKGTLNLSGGGSNSGAFSIDSGATLKITNNTYNFDAGNSITGAGNFNIEGGTVTGIFNVTNKLNWSGGALSGTGKKTISGTLNLSGYQTLDGTTLETSGTTVWTGNGALYTSNAAIWNNTSTGTIDLQGDADFHYSYSGNKATFNNAGTFTKSNGTTTDESYIDGFFNNTGTVQVKAGTLTLYSGGTNTGSFSIDAGATLNINGAADYNFNTGTNITGVGNFVVSYATVKIVPAFNYSGAVFVNNSGNLDIGAASTLSAPVNLTSGTITGTGALTISNKLNWSGGTLSGTGKKTISGTLNLSGYQTLDGTTLETSGATVWTGTGYLNGTNNAIWNNTSTGTIDLQDDADFYYNYNGNPATFNNAGTLTKSNGTTTDASSVGFGFNNTGTVNVKKGTLNLEGGGSNSGAFSIDSGATLKISGYYNTYNFDTGNSITGAGNFNIESGTVTVNAPSTWSSPVNLTGGNLTGTGALTISNKLNWSGGGTLSGTGKKTVSGTLNLSGYQTLDGTTLETSGTTIWTGTGYLNGTNNAIWNNTSTGTIDLQDDADFHSYSNATFNNAGTLTKSNGTTTDESYISGFFNNTGTVDVKKGKLRFIGGYTQTAGTTRLSGGSLTFDASSPLNLQGGNLTGIGTITGNVNNSGGQINPGNTIGTLNIAGDYSQSGTGTLNLELSSATTFDKLAITGAADIGGILKLNLTGGFTPTIGTKFTVLTYGSATTKSFNSIEGIDISSSLAFAPTSTGKNLILEVVDQVQNLGAIIPYVSQSVSDSVDDTDLFDFYRFNVTTAGNVQLKLTNLTSNANVWLVDGLGRTIAQGIKTGTADEVVSSLVEAGTYYVKVFRAAAGNNANYTLQVATSTNPWPVQDGGVYDDYLKGVSNDSAGNVYGTGYGYDYDHGNIDAGIVKYNPDGTQTWYQQFTSTGNDYAYGVGNDSLGNVYATGYTDGSFAGSTLQGSSDAFITKYNTNGTQAWVKQFGTAADDYAYGISVDGSGNSYVGGRTWGTFAGNTTQGAYDAFIAKYDTNGTQTWVKQFGTSSDEEATSVILDGSSNTILVTGYTYGSFAGSTNQGGADIFVSKYDTNGTQTWVKQLGTSSTEYSTGVASDSAGNIYVTGYTTGAFAGNTNKGSEDGFLVKYSSTGTLAWVRQFGTISTDYLRAVKTDSAGNIYVVGQTYGTFAGNTSLGGWDSFIAKYNTSGTQVWVKQFGTTSDDDATALTLDNQGNIYVSGRTYGSFPTYTNQGGTDGYIAVFDTNGNQLSVPATPATTGVVVIVSATDAYAAETATGVTANPGVFTLTRTGTPTNALTVNYTLSGTATNGTDYSSLTGSVTFAAGSSTATVTINPIYDSLIEGTETAILTVATGTGYTPGSASSATVNIAPPSTYYLTTAASWTDAQAQAQAMGGNLVTINNAAENQYLVNTFGGSEQFWIGYNDAAQEGQFVWVSGETSQYTNWSSGQPDNYGDEDYAGINWAGAGLWNDFPNNYSSYRGIVEISENDLPKISLAVTPSSVNEDGTTNLVYTFTRTGITTNPLTVNYNIAGTAASTDYTGATPGTGKTITFAAGATTATLTIDPTADTTFENNETVALTLAAGTGYTIGTTTAVTGTITNDDTTVTLAVSPSNVTEDGTNNLVYTFTRTGVISNALTVNYNIAGTAASTDYTGATPGTGKTITFAAGATTATLTIDPTADTTFEANETVALTLAAGTGYTVGTTTAVTGTITNDDTTVTLAVSPSSVTEDGTNNLVYTFTRTGVISNALTVNYNIAGTADSTDYTGATPGTGKTITFAAGSSTATLTIDPTADTTFENNETVALTLVAGTGYTIGTTTAVTGTITNDDFPIITLAVSPDTVTEDGTANLVYTFTRTDDITNALTVNYNIAGTADSTDYTGATPGTGKTITFAAGATTATLTIDPTADTTFENNETVALTLVAGTGYTVGTTTAVTGTITNDDFPIITLAVSPDTVTEDGTANLVYTFTRTDDITNALTVNYNIAGTADSTDYTGATPGTGKTITFAAGATTATLTIDPTADTTFENNETVALTLVAGTGYTVGTTTAVTGTITNDDTTVTLAVSPSSVTEDGTNNLVYTFTRTGVISNALTVNYNIAGTAASTDYTGATPGTGKTITFAAGATTATLTIDPTADTTFENNETVALTLAAGTGYTIGTTTAVTGTITNDDTTVTLAVSPSSVTEDGTNNLVYTFTRTGVISNALTVNYNIAGTAASTDYTGATPGTGKTITFAAGATTATLTIDPTADTTVESNETVALTLVAGTGYTIGTTTAVTGTITNDDFPIITLAVSPDTVTEDGTANLVYTFTRTDDITNALTVNYNIAGTADSTDYTGATPGTGKTITFAAGATTATLTIDPTADTTFENNETVALTLVAGTGYTVGTTTAVTGTITNDDFPIITLAVSPDTVTEDGTANLVYTFTRTDDITNALTVNYNIAGTAASTDYTGATPGTGKTITFAAGATTATLTIDPTADTTFENNETVALTLVAGTGYTIGTTTAVTGTITNDDVPPSVTINLNADQTIVEGTTSPQNVQYTVTLSAASTQTITVQYATSNGTAIAGSDYTTITGTLTFNPGVTSQNIIIPIINDAINEANETFIVTLSSPTNASLGTKTTATTTITDTLTASATTTLPAGVENLTLTGTATINGTGNAGNNVLRGNSANNVLTGGNGNDTYGFVANSALGTDTITEITTGGTDTIDFTGTTAGVNVNLGVITSQTVNSNLKLILSANNVIENATGGSGNDRLTGNTLDNLLIGGDGNDQLQGLAGNDTLWGGLGDDILGGGLGNDQYRFQGNGVFGSGLGVDYITQFDQGQDKIALSKTTFNAITNNVGETFTDFGVVTDDDLVNANAARIVYSQSTGSLFYNQDGNILGTGTVFEFARLGNLDITLASSDFTLIA, from the coding sequence ATGGCTACTATTTCATGGAAAAACCCTGCTAATGGTAACTGGAACGTTTCTGCAAACTGGAATCCAGGCACTATACCAGGTTCGGCAGATATAGCTCAAATCACCATCGCTGGAACTTACAATGTTCTCTTAGATATCGACAGAACACTGACTGGTTTAACTCTTGGTACAACTACGGGCATCCAAACCCTCGTTCTCACCAATGGTAATACCTTAACATTGAATGGCGCGAGTACCGTTAGCAATAATGGTGTTTTAAATCTGACTTCTGGCACTCTTACTGGCACGGGTGCTTTAACCATTTCTAACAAACTCAACTGGAGTGGAGGCACATTAAGCGGTACGGGTAAAAAGACCGTCAGTGGTACATTAAACCTCAGTGGTGATCAATATTTTCTCGATGGAACAACCCTAGAAACCACAGGAACAACAGTTTGGACTGGTAATGGAGCATTATATGCTGCCAACGCTGCAATGTGGAACAATACCAGCACTGGCACTATTGACCTACAAAATGATGCTGATTTTTATCAATGGACTGGTAATCAAACCACCTTCAATAATGCTGGTACTCTGATCAAATCCAACGGTACAACTACAGGTGAATCCTACATTAGTGGACTCTTCAACAACACAGGTACAGTCCAAGTTAAGGCAGGAACATTAAATCTGAATGGTGGAGGAACTAATACTGGTAGTTTCAGTATTGATGCAGGATCGACATTAAGAATCACTGCTGATTACAACTTCAATACAGGCAATAGTGTCACTGGTGCGGGTAACTTTAACCTTGAAAGTGGAACAACTACAGTTAATGCTGCCTCTACTTGGTCTGCTCCTGTCAATTTAACCAGTGGAACAATCACAGGAGCAGGTGCTTTAACCATTTCCAACAAACTCAACTGGAGTGGAGGCACATTAAGCGGTACAGGGAAAAAGACCGTCAGTGGTACATTAAACCTGAGCGTCGGTCACCTACTAGGTGGAACAACCTTAGAAACATCGGGTGCAACAGTTTGGAGTAGTAATGGTGGAATATTATACACTGCCGACGGAGCAATTTGGAACAATACCAGCACTGGCACTATTGACCTCCAAGGTGATGCTGATTTTTATCAATGGTATGGAAATCTATCCACCTTCAATAATGCCGGTACTCTGATCAAATCCAACGGTACAACTACAGGTGATTCTTCCATTAGTGGCATCTTCAACAACACAGGTACAGTCCAAGTTAAGGCTGGGACATTAACTCTGTATTCAGGAGGAACTAATACTGGTAATTTCAGTATTGATGCAGGAGCGACATTAATAATCACTGGTAATGCTGATTACAACTTCAATACAGGCACTAACATTACTGGAGTTGGTAATTTTGTTGTTGGTTATGTTACAGTCAAAATTGTTCCCGCTTTTAACTACTCAGGAGCAGTTTTCGTTAATGATTGGGGAAATTTGGATATTGGCGCTGCTTCTACTTTGTCTGCTCCTGTCAATTTAACCAATGGTGGAACAATCACAGGAACAGGTGCTTTAACCATTTCCAACCAACTCAACTGGAGTGGAGGCGCATTAAGCGGTACAGGGAAAAAGACCGTTAGTGGTACATTAAACCTGAGCATGAGCGGGAGTCAAAACCTAGATGGAACTTTAGAAACATCGGGTGCAACCGTCTGGACAGGTACTGGCTATTTGAACGGTACTAACAATGCAATTTGGAACAATACCAGCACTGGCACTATTGACCTCCAAGGTGATGCAGATTTTTATTATTACTCTACTGCTGCTACCTTCAACAACGCTGGTACTCTCACAAAATCCAATGGTACAACTACAGATGAATCCCTTATAGGTTTCGGTTTTAACAACACAGGTACAGTCCAAGTTAAGAAAGGAACATTAAACCTTTCAGGCGGGGGAAGTAATAGCGGTGCATTCAGTATTGATAGTGGAGCGACATTAAAAATTACTAATAACACCTACAACTTTGATGCAGGTAATAGTATTACTGGTGCTGGTAACTTTAACATTGAAGGTGGAACAGTTACAGGAATTTTCAATGTTACTAACAAACTCAACTGGAGTGGAGGCGCATTAAGCGGTACAGGGAAAAAGACCATCAGTGGTACATTAAATCTGAGTGGCTATCAAACCCTAGATGGAACAACTTTAGAAACCTCAGGAACAACAGTTTGGACTGGTAATGGAGCATTATACACTAGCAACGCTGCAATTTGGAACAATACCAGCACTGGCACTATTGACCTACAAGGTGATGCTGATTTTCACTACAGCTACAGTGGAAATAAAGCTACCTTCAACAATGCCGGGACTTTCACCAAATCCAATGGTACAACTACTGATGAATCTTACATTGATGGTTTCTTCAACAACACAGGTACAGTCCAAGTTAAGGCTGGGACATTAACTCTGTATTCAGGAGGAACTAATACTGGTAGTTTCAGTATTGATGCAGGAGCGACATTAAACATCAATGGTGCTGCTGATTACAACTTCAATACAGGCACTAACATTACTGGAGTTGGCAATTTTGTTGTTAGTTATGCTACAGTCAAAATTGTTCCTGCTTTTAACTACTCAGGAGCAGTTTTCGTCAATAATTCGGGAAATCTGGATATTGGCGCTGCCTCTACTTTGTCTGCTCCTGTCAATTTAACCAGTGGAACAATCACAGGAACAGGTGCTTTAACCATTTCCAACAAACTCAACTGGAGTGGAGGCACATTAAGCGGTACAGGGAAAAAGACCATCAGTGGTACATTAAATCTGAGTGGCTATCAAACCCTAGATGGAACAACCCTAGAAACATCGGGTGCAACCGTCTGGACAGGTACTGGCTATTTAAACGGTACTAACAACGCAATTTGGAACAATACCAGCACTGGCACTATTGACTTACAAGATGATGCTGATTTTTACTACAACTACAATGGAAATCCAGCTACCTTCAATAATGCAGGAACTTTAACCAAATCCAACGGTACAACGACAGATGCATCCTCTGTAGGCTTCGGTTTCAACAACACAGGTACAGTTAATGTTAAGAAAGGAACTTTAAACCTTGAGGGTGGGGGAAGTAATAGCGGTGCATTCAGTATTGATAGTGGAGCGACATTAAAAATTAGTGGTTATTACAACACCTACAACTTTGATACAGGCAATAGTATTACTGGTGCGGGTAACTTCAACATTGAAAGTGGAACAGTTACAGTTAATGCTCCTTCTACCTGGTCTTCCCCTGTCAACTTAACAGGAGGAAACCTCACAGGAACAGGTGCTTTAACCATTTCTAACAAACTCAACTGGAGTGGAGGAGGCACACTAAGCGGTACAGGGAAAAAGACAGTCAGTGGTACATTAAACCTGAGTGGTTATCAAACCCTAGATGGAACAACCCTAGAAACATCAGGGACAACAATCTGGACAGGTACTGGCTATTTGAACGGTACTAACAACGCAATTTGGAACAATACCAGCACAGGAACCATTGACTTACAAGATGATGCTGATTTTCATTCTTACTCTAACGCCACCTTCAATAATGCTGGTACTCTCACCAAATCCAATGGTACAACTACTGATGAATCATACATTAGCGGTTTCTTCAACAATACAGGTACAGTTGACGTTAAGAAAGGGAAGTTAAGATTTATCGGTGGTTATACTCAAACTGCCGGAACAACTCGCCTCAGTGGTGGTAGTCTCACCTTTGATGCTTCTAGTCCCCTGAACCTACAAGGTGGAAACCTCACAGGAATCGGAACCATCACAGGTAATGTTAATAATAGTGGTGGTCAAATCAATCCTGGTAATACCATCGGTACATTAAATATTGCTGGTGATTACAGCCAAAGCGGTACAGGAACACTCAACTTAGAATTAAGCAGTGCCACCACCTTTGATAAATTAGCAATTACTGGTGCAGCAGATATTGGTGGTATCCTCAAACTGAATTTAACAGGTGGCTTTACACCCACTATTGGTACTAAATTTACAGTTTTAACCTATGGTTCTGCCACAACCAAGAGCTTTAACAGCATTGAAGGCATAGATATTAGCAGCAGTTTAGCCTTTGCGCCTACTTCCACAGGTAAGAACTTAATTTTAGAAGTAGTAGACCAAGTTCAGAACTTAGGAGCGATTATACCCTACGTTTCTCAATCAGTGTCAGACTCTGTAGATGATACAGACCTATTTGATTTTTATCGCTTCAATGTCACCACAGCCGGTAATGTCCAACTTAAACTTACCAATTTGACATCTAATGCCAATGTTTGGTTAGTTGACGGCTTAGGTCGTACTATTGCCCAAGGTATTAAAACTGGAACTGCTGATGAAGTTGTAAGTTCTTTAGTTGAGGCGGGAACATATTACGTGAAAGTCTTCCGAGCTGCTGCTGGGAATAATGCCAACTATACTTTACAAGTTGCAACCTCAACTAATCCCTGGCCAGTACAGGATGGTGGAGTTTATGATGATTATCTTAAGGGTGTCAGCAACGATAGTGCAGGTAATGTCTACGGAACTGGTTACGGCTACGATTATGATCACGGTAACATTGATGCAGGTATTGTCAAATATAACCCTGATGGCACTCAAACCTGGTATCAACAATTCACCTCAACTGGCAATGATTACGCCTATGGTGTAGGTAACGATAGTTTAGGTAACGTCTACGCCACCGGTTATACAGATGGTAGTTTTGCAGGTAGTACCCTTCAGGGATCTTCTGATGCTTTTATTACCAAATACAACACCAACGGTACACAAGCCTGGGTAAAACAATTTGGTACAGCGGCTGATGATTATGCTTATGGTATCAGTGTTGATGGTAGTGGCAACAGCTATGTTGGAGGTCGAACATGGGGTACTTTTGCTGGCAATACCACCCAAGGAGCTTATGACGCTTTTATTGCCAAATATGACACCAATGGTACACAAACTTGGGTGAAACAATTTGGTACAAGTTCTGACGAAGAAGCAACCAGCGTCATTCTTGATGGCAGCAGTAATACTATCTTGGTTACAGGCTATACCTATGGTAGTTTTGCTGGTAGTACCAACCAGGGAGGTGCAGATATATTTGTCAGCAAATATGACACCAATGGTACACAAACCTGGGTGAAACAACTTGGTACAAGTAGTACCGAATATTCCACTGGTGTTGCCAGCGATAGCGCAGGTAATATTTATGTGACTGGATACACCACTGGCGCTTTTGCTGGTAACACTAATAAAGGTTCTGAAGATGGCTTCTTAGTTAAATACAGTTCTACTGGAACTTTAGCCTGGGTTAGACAGTTTGGTACAATTTCTACAGATTATCTCCGAGCAGTTAAAACTGATAGTGCAGGTAATATCTATGTAGTTGGTCAAACCTATGGCACGTTTGCAGGTAATACCAGTTTAGGCGGTTGGGATAGCTTCATTGCTAAATACAACACAAGTGGTACTCAAGTTTGGGTGAAACAGTTTGGAACAACCTCAGATGATGATGCCACAGCTTTAACTCTTGATAATCAGGGCAATATATACGTTAGTGGTCGCACCTATGGCAGTTTCCCCACTTACACAAATCAGGGTGGAACTGATGGCTACATAGCCGTATTCGATACTAACGGCAATCAGTTGTCCGTTCCGGCAACTCCCGCTACAACTGGGGTAGTAGTTATTGTCAGTGCCACTGATGCCTATGCAGCCGAAACCGCGACAGGAGTTACAGCCAATCCTGGTGTTTTCACTCTCACCAGAACCGGAACTCCTACCAATGCCCTAACGGTAAATTACACCCTCAGCGGAACTGCTACCAATGGTACAGACTACAGCAGCTTAACTGGTTCTGTCACCTTTGCAGCCGGAAGTAGCACCGCTACCGTCACCATAAATCCCATTTATGACAGCCTCATTGAAGGTACAGAAACAGCCATCCTGACTGTTGCTACAGGTACAGGTTACACCCCTGGTAGTGCTTCTAGTGCCACTGTTAATATTGCTCCCCCTTCAACTTATTACCTGACCACTGCTGCTAGTTGGACAGATGCCCAAGCTCAAGCTCAGGCAATGGGTGGTAATCTGGTAACAATTAATAATGCAGCAGAAAACCAGTATTTAGTTAATACCTTCGGTGGTTCGGAACAGTTCTGGATTGGATATAATGATGCAGCCCAAGAAGGTCAATTTGTCTGGGTGAGTGGGGAAACTTCTCAATACACTAATTGGAGTAGTGGTCAACCAGATAACTATGGTGATGAAGATTATGCAGGAATAAATTGGGCAGGAGCAGGTCTTTGGAATGATTTCCCCAATAATTATAGTTCCTACCGAGGCATTGTCGAAATTAGTGAGAATGACTTACCCAAAATCTCCCTAGCTGTAACACCTAGCAGCGTGAACGAAGATGGAACGACCAACCTAGTTTACACCTTCACCCGCACGGGAATTACCACCAATCCCCTCACTGTCAACTACAACATCGCTGGAACAGCAGCTAGTACAGACTATACAGGTGCAACACCAGGAACAGGAAAAACAATTACATTTGCTGCGGGTGCAACTACAGCAACCTTAACAATAGACCCCACAGCAGATACTACATTTGAAAATAATGAAACAGTAGCCTTAACATTAGCTGCTGGTACAGGTTACACCATTGGTACAACCACAGCAGTCACGGGAACTATTACCAACGATGATACTACAGTGACTTTGGCAGTTAGTCCCAGCAATGTCACTGAAGACGGTACAAACAACCTCGTCTATACCTTTACCAGAACTGGAGTTATTAGCAACGCCTTAACCGTCAACTACAACATCGCTGGAACAGCAGCTAGTACAGACTATACAGGTGCAACACCAGGAACAGGAAAAACAATTACATTTGCTGCGGGTGCAACTACAGCAACCTTAACAATAGACCCCACAGCAGATACTACATTTGAAGCCAATGAAACAGTAGCCTTAACATTAGCTGCTGGCACAGGTTACACCGTTGGTACAACCACAGCAGTCACGGGAACTATTACCAACGATGATACTACAGTGACTTTGGCAGTTAGTCCCAGCAGTGTCACTGAAGACGGTACAAACAACCTCGTCTATACCTTTACCAGAACTGGAGTTATTAGCAACGCCTTAACCGTCAACTACAACATTGCTGGAACAGCCGACAGTACCGACTATACAGGTGCAACACCCGGAACAGGCAAAACCATTACCTTTGCAGCAGGTTCAAGTACCGCAACACTAACAATAGATCCCACAGCAGATACTACATTTGAAAATAATGAAACAGTAGCCTTAACATTAGTTGCGGGTACAGGTTACACCATTGGTACAACCACAGCAGTCACGGGAACTATTACCAATGATGATTTCCCCATTATTACCTTAGCTGTATCTCCTGATACAGTAACAGAAGATGGAACAGCCAATCTGGTTTACACATTTACCAGAACAGATGACATTACCAACGCCTTAACCGTCAACTACAACATCGCTGGAACAGCCGACAGTACCGACTATACAGGTGCAACACCCGGAACAGGAAAAACAATTACATTTGCTGCGGGTGCAACTACAGCAACCTTAACAATAGACCCCACAGCAGATACTACATTTGAAAATAATGAAACAGTAGCCTTAACATTAGTTGCGGGTACAGGTTACACTGTTGGTACAACCACAGCAGTCACGGGAACTATTACCAATGATGATTTCCCCATTATTACCTTAGCTGTATCTCCTGATACAGTAACAGAAGATGGAACAGCCAATCTGGTTTACACATTTACCAGAACAGATGACATTACCAACGCCTTAACCGTCAACTACAACATCGCTGGAACAGCCGACAGTACCGACTATACAGGTGCAACACCCGGAACAGGAAAAACAATTACATTTGCTGCGGGTGCAACTACAGCAACCTTAACAATAGACCCCACAGCAGATACTACATTTGAAAATAATGAAACAGTAGCCTTAACATTAGTTGCGGGTACAGGTTACACTGTTGGTACAACCACAGCAGTCACGGGAACTATTACCAACGATGATACTACAGTGACTTTGGCAGTTAGTCCCAGCAGTGTCACTGAAGACGGTACAAACAACCTCGTCTATACCTTTACCAGAACTGGAGTTATTAGCAACGCCTTAACCGTCAACTACAACATCGCTGGAACAGCAGCTAGTACAGACTATACAGGTGCAACACCAGGAACAGGAAAAACAATTACATTTGCTGCGGGTGCAACTACAGCAACCTTAACAATAGACCCCACAGCAGATACTACATTTGAAAATAATGAAACAGTAGCCTTAACATTAGCTGCTGGTACAGGTTACACCATTGGTACAACCACAGCAGTCACGGGAACTATTACCAACGATGATACTACAGTGACTTTGGCAGTTAGTCCCAGCAGTGTCACTGAAGACGGTACAAACAACCTCGTCTATACCTTTACCAGAACTGGAGTTATTAGCAACGCCTTAACCGTCAACTACAACATTGCTGGAACAGCAGCTAGTACCGACTATACAGGTGCAACACCAGGAACAGGAAAAACAATTACATTTGCTGCGGGTGCAACTACAGCAACCTTAACAATAGACCCCACAGCAGATACTACAGTTGAAAGTAATGAAACAGTAGCCTTAACATTAGTTGCTGGTACAGGTTACACCATTGGTACAACCACAGCAGTCACGGGAACTATTACCAATGATGATTTCCCCATTATTACCTTAGCTGTATCTCCTGATACAGTAACAGAAGATGGAACAGCCAATCTGGTTTACACATTTACCAGAACAGATGACATTACCAACGCCTTAACCGTCAACTACAACATCGCTGGAACAGCCGACAGTACCGACTATACAGGTGCAACACCCGGAACAGGAAAAACAATTACATTTGCTGCGGGTGCAACTACAGCAACCTTAACAATAGACCCCACAGCAGATACTACATTTGAAAATAATGAAACAGTAGCCTTAACATTAGTTGCGGGTACAGGTTACACTGTTGGTACAACCACAGCAGTCACGGGAACTATTACCAATGATGATTTCCCCATTATTACCTTAGCTGTATCTCCTGATACAGTAACAGAAGATGGAACAGCCAATCTGGTTTACACATTTACCAGAACAGATGACATTACCAACGCCTTAACCGTCAACTACAACATCGCTGGAACAGCAGCTAGTACAGACTATACAGGTGCAACACCAGGAACAGGAAAAACAATTACATTTGCTGCGGGTGCAACTACAGCAACCTTAACAATAGACCCCACAGCAGATACCACATTTGAAAATAATGAAACAGTAGCCTTAACATTAGTTGCGGGTACAGGTTACACCATTGGTACAACCACAGCAGTCACGGGAACTATTACCAATGATGATGTTCCACCGTCTGTCACCATTAACCTAAATGCAGACCAGACAATAGTTGAAGGTACAACCAGTCCTCAGAACGTCCAGTATACCGTTACCCTGTCTGCTGCCAGTACCCAAACGATCACTGTACAGTACGCAACTAGTAACGGTACAGCTATAGCAGGGTCAGATTATACCACTATAACCGGAACTTTGACCTTTAACCCTGGTGTTACCAGTCAAAATATCATTATCCCCATTATCAATGATGCTATCAATGAAGCCAATGAAACCTTTATAGTCACCCTGAGTTCTCCCACTAATGCCAGTTTAGGAACTAAAACCACTGCTACCACAACTATTACTGATACCCTAACTGCTTCTGCTACCACAACTTTGCCCGCAGGTGTGGAAAATCTGACTCTCACGGGAACAGCTACTATCAATGGTACGGGTAATGCAGGTAATAACGTCCTCAGAGGTAATAGTGCTAATAACGTTCTGACAGGTGGAAATGGTAATGATACTTATGGTTTTGTAGCCAATTCTGCTTTAGGAACTGACACAATTACAGAAATAACAACTGGGGGAACTGATACTATTGACTTTACTGGCACGACTGCTGGTGTAAATGTTAATTTGGGTGTGATCACATCACAAACTGTCAATAGTAATCTCAAACTCATTCTTTCTGCTAACAATGTCATTGAAAATGCCACTGGTGGATCAGGAAATGACCGTTTAACAGGTAATACTCTTGATAACCTGCTTATTGGTGGTGATGGTAATGACCAACTGCAAGGTTTAGCAGGAAATGATACACTGTGGGGAGGACTGGGTGATGATATTCTCGGTGGTGGACTTGGTAATGATCAATATCGCTTCCAAGGTAATGGGGTGTTTGGTAGTGGTTTAGGTGTTGATTATATTACCCAATTTGATCAAGGACAAGACAAAATTGCACTGAGTAAAACAACATTTAATGCCATTACTAATAATGTAGGAGAAACTTTCACTGATTTTGGAGTTGTCACTGATGATGATTTAGTTAATGCAAATGCTGCTCGAATTGTTTATAGTCAAAGCACTGGCAGTTTATTCTATAACCAGGATGGTAATATTTTGGGTACAGGAACGGTGTTTGAGTTTGCCCGTTTAGGCAATCTTGATATTACTCTTGCTAGTAGCGATTTTACTTTGATTGCTTAG
- a CDS encoding RDD family protein, which yields MTIVKTPPKHYPKGEITRRGMALGIDFTGAWLVSSLLGTNNLGIQFVQIFVFILAWLILRVIIVYNNHGQSLGRWAVNLKVLEIENGQPVSRIPELQALLQREAIIGGSCLLVSICLTNIIANPTAILLVLPLAIDCGAALSDSQMRQAFHDRYARTIIVSSRRGYSLDLKIKLKVKRLVEKMQRNVRR from the coding sequence ATGACTATAGTTAAAACACCTCCAAAACACTACCCCAAGGGAGAAATTACCCGTCGAGGTATGGCACTAGGAATAGATTTTACAGGAGCATGGTTAGTTAGTTCTCTTTTAGGAACAAATAATCTAGGTATTCAATTTGTCCAAATCTTCGTTTTTATCCTTGCTTGGTTAATTCTACGAGTCATCATAGTTTACAACAATCATGGGCAAAGTTTAGGCAGATGGGCAGTAAATTTAAAAGTGTTAGAAATAGAAAACGGACAACCAGTGAGCAGAATACCAGAATTACAAGCATTATTACAGCGTGAAGCGATTATTGGCGGTAGTTGCTTATTGGTTTCCATCTGCTTAACGAATATAATAGCTAATCCCACTGCTATACTGCTAGTGCTACCCCTAGCAATTGACTGTGGTGCGGCCTTGTCAGATTCTCAGATGCGACAGGCTTTCCATGACCGCTATGCTAGAACTATAATTGTTTCCTCACGGCGTGGCTATTCGCTGGATTTAAAAATTAAGCTAAAAGTTAAGCGATTAGTTGAAAAAATGCAGCGAAATGTGAGAAGATAG